A genomic region of Hyalangium gracile contains the following coding sequences:
- a CDS encoding SDR family NAD(P)-dependent oxidoreductase encodes MKLEGKAVLVTGASRGLGEALMKDLARKGARVVGVSRNAQEMEAVAAALRAQGHVAHALAYDVGDKEAIYPLAGAASALVGPIDVLVHNASILGPTPLPLLLDTACEDLARVLEVNLVGPFRLTKAVAGAMAMRGGGVVVHLTSDAAVSAYPRWGAYSVSKVALEHLGRIWAAELEGTGVRFFNVDPGEMDTKMHSDAMPDADPATLLRPEAVAARIVTLLERAEGVPSGSRLEAARLEAA; translated from the coding sequence ATGAAGCTCGAAGGCAAGGCGGTACTGGTGACGGGCGCAAGCCGCGGACTGGGCGAGGCGCTCATGAAGGACCTGGCCCGCAAGGGCGCTCGGGTGGTGGGCGTTTCGCGCAACGCCCAGGAGATGGAGGCCGTGGCGGCGGCCCTGCGCGCCCAGGGGCATGTGGCGCATGCGCTCGCGTATGACGTGGGGGACAAGGAGGCCATCTACCCGCTGGCCGGCGCGGCGTCCGCGCTGGTGGGTCCCATCGACGTGCTGGTGCACAACGCCAGCATTCTGGGCCCCACGCCGCTGCCCCTGCTGCTCGACACCGCGTGCGAGGACCTCGCTCGCGTGCTGGAGGTGAACCTGGTGGGGCCCTTCCGGCTCACCAAGGCCGTGGCCGGCGCCATGGCGATGCGCGGCGGCGGCGTGGTGGTGCACCTCACCTCGGACGCGGCCGTGTCCGCCTACCCGCGCTGGGGCGCCTACAGCGTGTCCAAGGTGGCGCTGGAGCACCTGGGCCGCATCTGGGCCGCGGAGCTGGAGGGCACTGGCGTGCGCTTCTTCAACGTCGACCCCGGTGAGATGGACACGAAGATGCACAGCGACGCCATGCCGGACGCGGACCCCGCCACGCTCCTGCGCCCGGAGGCCGTGGCCGCTCGTATCGTCACCCTGCTGGAGCGCGCGGAGGGGGTGCCCTCGGGCAGCCGCCTCGAAGCCGCGCGACTGGAGGCCGCATGA
- a CDS encoding ATP adenylyltransferase family protein: MRLMVERSPNFERGTLWRTVVERTARALASGALVPIHTEVEVIQDEGVPFLVRVVSNLERKARAVQPPSDGKPPKNPFIPPYEEDLFVSLVPPAHACLLNKFNVFDHHALLVTQAYEEQDSLLTLADFEALLACMAEFDSLAFYNGGRLAGASQPHKHLQLVPVPLAAAGLRTPMDEAIARGRLPFRHALGPAPQDADQAHATYLRLLREVGCEQAGTPYNLLATREWTLVVPRTQETFDSISLNALAFAGSLLVKNREQLERVRAVGPMALLRAVTGTSGGQP; encoded by the coding sequence ATGAGACTCATGGTCGAGCGCTCTCCCAACTTCGAGAGAGGAACCCTCTGGCGCACCGTCGTCGAGCGTACGGCGCGGGCGCTCGCCAGTGGCGCGCTGGTGCCCATCCACACCGAGGTGGAGGTCATCCAGGACGAGGGCGTCCCCTTCCTCGTCCGGGTCGTGTCCAACCTGGAGCGCAAGGCCCGGGCCGTGCAGCCCCCCTCCGACGGGAAGCCGCCCAAGAACCCGTTCATCCCTCCCTATGAGGAGGACCTGTTCGTCTCCCTCGTGCCCCCCGCGCACGCGTGCCTGCTGAACAAGTTCAACGTCTTCGACCACCACGCCCTGCTCGTCACCCAGGCCTACGAAGAGCAGGACTCGCTCCTCACCCTCGCCGACTTCGAGGCCCTGCTCGCCTGCATGGCCGAGTTCGACTCGCTCGCCTTCTATAATGGTGGGCGCCTCGCGGGTGCGAGCCAGCCCCACAAGCACCTTCAGCTCGTCCCCGTCCCGCTGGCCGCCGCGGGCCTGCGCACGCCCATGGATGAGGCCATCGCCCGAGGCCGGCTGCCCTTCCGCCATGCGCTGGGGCCTGCGCCCCAGGACGCGGACCAGGCGCACGCCACCTATCTGCGCCTGCTGCGCGAGGTGGGCTGCGAGCAGGCCGGGACGCCGTACAACCTGCTGGCCACGCGCGAGTGGACCCTGGTGGTGCCTCGCACCCAGGAGACGTTCGACTCCATCTCGCTCAATGCGCTCGCCTTCGCCGGCTCGCTGCTGGTCAAGAACCGCGAGCAGCTCGAGCGCGTTCGCGCCGTGGGGCCCATGGCGCTGCTGCGCGCCGTGACGGGCACCTCGGGCGGCCAGCCCTGA
- a CDS encoding tetratricopeptide repeat protein has translation MSANLESLRRKVEAGEVLSDSELSALREAAAGSAGPTLWLTVAHALVNAGAEREALPLMERLRRDFPKELQVRLGLARALLGLERHGDAEEVLREALVLSPGDPEAVKVLAVLALRRGEKGRAQQYVRDVLERDPFDAEARLLKEELEAVELPAEALAEEQVLRPEFNAALAAALRRAGVKFRLQGRDVLVKLAGGEVARVNVGSLYGAYRGGKRGLAAHVEKLAAQLGGMRAGLGEDVTALERGVRPVLRPAGFEAQAVGAVHRSGPAGLEVFYVLEDAEYVRYLPESALAATGLTVDTVDRAAWRNLEAKPAPVRPVVVDRGVVRLAETFSGLWAVAEGDGHDGARLLTAEQRRRLALQAGEGPLRVSLGWREFALVCRESDAAECETLAKLGHAPDGIPGLFRLTAEGLTLL, from the coding sequence GTGAGCGCCAACCTGGAGAGCCTCCGTCGCAAGGTGGAGGCGGGCGAGGTCCTGAGTGACTCGGAGCTGTCCGCGCTGCGTGAGGCCGCGGCGGGGAGCGCGGGGCCCACGCTGTGGCTGACGGTGGCGCATGCGCTCGTCAACGCGGGAGCGGAGCGCGAGGCGCTGCCGCTGATGGAGCGGCTGCGGAGGGACTTTCCGAAGGAGCTGCAGGTCCGACTGGGACTGGCGCGTGCGCTGCTGGGGCTGGAGCGGCACGGGGACGCGGAGGAGGTGCTGCGCGAGGCGCTGGTGCTCAGCCCGGGAGACCCCGAGGCGGTCAAGGTGCTGGCGGTGCTGGCGCTGCGCCGGGGCGAGAAGGGGCGGGCGCAGCAGTACGTGCGGGACGTGCTCGAGAGGGATCCGTTCGACGCGGAGGCGCGGCTCCTGAAGGAGGAGCTGGAGGCGGTGGAGCTCCCGGCGGAGGCGCTGGCGGAGGAGCAGGTGCTGCGCCCGGAGTTCAACGCGGCGCTGGCGGCGGCGCTGCGGCGAGCGGGGGTGAAGTTCCGCCTGCAGGGGCGAGACGTGCTGGTGAAGCTGGCTGGAGGCGAGGTGGCGAGGGTGAACGTGGGCTCGCTCTACGGCGCCTATCGCGGCGGCAAGCGGGGGCTGGCGGCCCATGTGGAGAAGCTGGCCGCGCAGCTCGGTGGGATGAGGGCGGGGCTGGGCGAGGACGTGACGGCGTTGGAGCGTGGGGTGCGCCCAGTGCTGCGGCCAGCGGGCTTCGAGGCGCAGGCGGTGGGGGCGGTGCACCGCTCGGGCCCGGCGGGGCTCGAGGTGTTCTACGTGCTGGAGGACGCGGAGTACGTGCGCTACCTGCCCGAGTCGGCGCTGGCGGCCACGGGGCTGACGGTGGACACGGTGGACAGGGCGGCCTGGCGCAACCTGGAGGCGAAGCCGGCGCCGGTGCGTCCGGTGGTGGTGGACCGAGGCGTGGTGCGGCTGGCGGAGACGTTCAGCGGGCTCTGGGCGGTGGCAGAGGGGGACGGACACGACGGGGCGCGGCTGCTCACGGCCGAGCAGCGGCGGCGGCTGGCGCTCCAGGCGGGAGAGGGGCCGCTGCGGGTGAGCCTGGGCTGGCGCGAGTTCGCGCTCGTGTGCCGTGAGTCGGACGCGGCGGAGTGCGAGACGCTGGCGAAGCTGGGACATGCACCGGATGGAATCCCGGGCCTGTTCCGCCTCACCGCCGAGGGACTGACCCTGCTCTGA
- a CDS encoding 2OG-Fe(II) oxygenase: MELRDDEIAALGTKGFFVRDTFLGRERASSVHAEARQRAQTGGLKPAGIRRGADRTEDTTVRGDFITWVVPGPDTALGSLWQSFAELGEALSTGAYLGLGRFDLQLAHYPGGGARYVRHRDAFPGQSNRRVTAIYYANPDWQPEHGGLLRLYLDDGTLEVAPILDRVVVFLSERLEHEVLPAYAPRLALTAWYYGRDAA; the protein is encoded by the coding sequence ATGGAGCTTCGGGACGACGAGATCGCGGCGCTGGGCACGAAGGGCTTCTTCGTTCGGGACACCTTCCTGGGAAGGGAGCGGGCGAGCTCCGTCCACGCCGAGGCCCGGCAGCGCGCGCAGACAGGAGGCCTCAAGCCCGCGGGCATCCGCCGCGGCGCGGACCGGACCGAGGACACCACCGTGCGCGGAGACTTCATCACCTGGGTCGTGCCCGGGCCGGACACCGCCCTGGGCTCGCTCTGGCAGTCCTTCGCCGAGCTGGGCGAGGCCCTCTCCACCGGGGCCTACCTGGGGCTCGGCCGCTTCGACCTGCAGCTCGCCCACTATCCGGGCGGCGGAGCGCGCTACGTGCGCCACCGCGACGCCTTCCCCGGACAGTCGAACCGCCGCGTGACGGCCATCTACTACGCCAACCCGGACTGGCAGCCGGAGCACGGAGGGCTTCTCCGGCTCTACCTGGACGACGGGACGCTGGAGGTGGCCCCCATTCTGGATCGCGTGGTGGTGTTCCTCAGTGAGAGGCTGGAGCACGAGGTCCTCCCCGCGTACGCGCCACGGCTCGCGCTGACGGCCTGGTACTATGGCAGGGACGCCGCTTGA
- a CDS encoding S-adenosylmethionine:tRNA ribosyltransferase-isomerase, with protein sequence MNAARWPREHPETGRLLHIAPSTGRISDRRVEHLPELLREGDLLVVNDAATLPGSLQGRTEEGAPIELRLLAREEQGTWTAVLFGAGDWRMRTEDRPAPPSPKEGARLLLGSLTARVVEVLPPSPRLLRVAFDAQGAALWAGLYRSGRPVQYSYLSGPLELWHIQTVYSARPWAAEAPSAGLPLTWAVLLELRRRGVRFASLTHAAGLSSTGDAALDAALPRPERFDIPASTVEALHATRAAGGRVVAVGTTVVRALEGRALQSGGTLTPGEGVTDLLMGPGFVPRVVNGLLTGVHDPTTSHYMLLQAFAPLPLLREASQIAEKLGYLGHEFGDSSLILSP encoded by the coding sequence ATGAACGCCGCACGCTGGCCCCGTGAGCACCCCGAGACAGGCAGGCTGCTGCACATCGCCCCGAGCACTGGCCGCATCTCGGACCGGCGGGTGGAGCACCTCCCGGAGCTGCTGCGCGAAGGGGATCTGCTCGTCGTGAACGACGCGGCCACGCTCCCGGGCTCCCTGCAAGGCCGCACGGAGGAGGGCGCGCCCATCGAGCTGCGGCTGCTCGCCCGGGAGGAGCAGGGCACCTGGACCGCGGTCCTCTTCGGCGCGGGGGACTGGCGGATGCGCACCGAGGATCGGCCCGCTCCGCCCTCGCCGAAGGAAGGCGCGCGGCTGCTGCTCGGCTCGCTCACGGCGCGGGTGGTGGAGGTGCTGCCGCCGTCTCCGCGACTGCTCCGCGTGGCCTTCGACGCCCAGGGCGCCGCGCTGTGGGCCGGACTGTACCGCTCCGGCCGACCCGTCCAGTACTCGTACCTCTCGGGCCCGCTCGAGCTCTGGCACATCCAGACCGTGTACTCGGCGAGACCCTGGGCCGCCGAGGCGCCCTCCGCGGGCCTGCCCCTGACGTGGGCGGTGCTCCTCGAGCTCCGACGCCGAGGTGTGCGCTTCGCCTCGCTCACCCACGCCGCCGGGCTGTCCTCCACCGGTGATGCCGCGCTCGACGCCGCGCTGCCTCGCCCGGAGCGCTTCGACATCCCCGCCTCCACGGTGGAGGCCCTCCACGCCACGCGCGCCGCGGGAGGCCGGGTGGTGGCCGTGGGCACCACGGTGGTGCGCGCGCTCGAGGGACGTGCGCTCCAGTCCGGCGGTACCCTCACCCCCGGCGAGGGCGTGACGGACCTGCTCATGGGCCCGGGCTTCGTGCCGCGTGTGGTGAACGGGTTGCTCACCGGCGTACATGACCCCACGACCAGCCACTACATGCTCCTCCAGGCCTTCGCTCCGCTCCCACTGCTCCGCGAGGCCTCGCAGATTGCGGAAAAACTCGGATACCTGGGGCACGAATTCGGGGATTCGTCGCTCATCCTCAGTCCCTGA
- a CDS encoding AHH domain-containing protein, with the protein MVSNIVAGVLGVWVLGGAGVEPGYNFLVLGGGGEPAHNEIALEKNALYFQRTLRLFGGDPATATLYFANGHDGQETVRYLGEDGKVRFKAPEIPHLQGPSTRTSFQEWWRRTLQEKPQRPIFLYFTGHGGLNPENSNNNYLVLWGERSLSVRALSRALDQLSPDTPVVAVMSQCYAGSFANFIYQGGDSRGPVAAQARCGFFATVKERTSVGCTPEVDEADYRDYSSSFFAGLSGVSRVGQPVDSADYDQDGRVSFAEAHAFAKVDGQTSDLPVSTSEVWLQRRAKDEERDELYTRPILEMLSGARPEQRHVIESLARRLRLEPGLSLAQNEPNLRRVVTTEEQWAYAMRLWMELINLGMEARVREKGDPSELAVLDRLLACEEGSWHERPAVAAFPVEEDPPEVPGLCVSGEEEGGTAHRIATRTSFEETEGGEPWTPRFEELFEQAGMSLRDPANLIYLRDHASPHPESYNREIFERLQATMEGCGDEETCAGVLRMALRRLAVELCTPDTPLSSQVSW; encoded by the coding sequence ATGGTCAGCAACATCGTGGCAGGCGTGCTGGGAGTCTGGGTGCTCGGCGGCGCGGGTGTCGAGCCCGGCTACAACTTCCTGGTGCTGGGCGGCGGCGGCGAGCCGGCGCACAACGAGATCGCCCTGGAGAAGAACGCGCTCTACTTCCAGCGAACGCTGCGGCTGTTCGGGGGAGATCCGGCCACCGCCACCCTCTACTTCGCCAACGGCCACGACGGGCAGGAGACCGTCCGGTACCTGGGTGAGGACGGGAAGGTGCGGTTCAAGGCGCCCGAGATTCCCCACCTCCAGGGGCCCTCCACGCGCACCAGCTTCCAGGAGTGGTGGCGCCGGACCCTCCAGGAGAAGCCCCAGCGGCCCATCTTCCTCTACTTCACGGGGCACGGCGGCCTGAACCCCGAGAACTCGAACAACAACTACCTGGTGCTGTGGGGAGAGCGCTCCTTGAGCGTGCGCGCCCTGTCCCGGGCCCTGGATCAGCTCTCGCCCGACACGCCCGTGGTGGCGGTGATGTCCCAGTGCTACGCGGGCTCCTTCGCCAACTTCATCTATCAGGGCGGAGATTCGCGGGGACCCGTGGCCGCGCAGGCCCGCTGCGGCTTCTTCGCGACGGTGAAGGAGCGCACCTCCGTGGGCTGTACCCCCGAGGTGGATGAGGCGGACTACCGCGACTACAGCTCCAGCTTCTTCGCCGGCCTGAGCGGGGTCAGCCGCGTGGGGCAGCCCGTCGACTCGGCGGACTATGACCAGGATGGGCGCGTCAGCTTCGCGGAGGCCCATGCCTTCGCGAAGGTGGATGGGCAGACCTCGGACCTTCCCGTCTCCACCTCGGAGGTCTGGCTGCAGCGTCGGGCGAAGGACGAGGAGAGGGACGAGCTCTACACCCGCCCCATCCTCGAGATGCTGTCGGGAGCGCGCCCGGAGCAGCGCCATGTCATCGAGTCGCTCGCGCGACGCCTGAGGCTCGAGCCAGGCCTGTCCCTGGCCCAGAACGAGCCGAACCTGCGCAGGGTCGTGACGACGGAGGAGCAGTGGGCCTACGCCATGCGCCTCTGGATGGAGCTCATCAACCTGGGCATGGAGGCTCGCGTGCGGGAGAAGGGGGACCCGAGCGAGCTCGCGGTGCTCGACCGGCTCCTGGCCTGCGAGGAGGGCTCCTGGCACGAGCGCCCGGCGGTAGCCGCGTTCCCCGTGGAGGAAGACCCTCCGGAGGTGCCGGGCCTCTGTGTCTCGGGTGAAGAGGAGGGCGGCACCGCGCACCGCATCGCCACGAGGACGAGCTTCGAGGAGACCGAGGGCGGTGAGCCGTGGACGCCTCGCTTCGAGGAGCTGTTCGAGCAGGCTGGCATGAGCCTGCGAGACCCCGCGAACCTCATCTATCTCCGGGACCACGCCTCACCGCATCCGGAGTCCTACAACCGGGAGATCTTCGAGCGCCTCCAGGCCACGATGGAGGGCTGTGGCGATGAGGAGACCTGCGCGGGCGTGCTGAGGATGGCGCTCCGGCGGCTGGCCGTCGAGCTCTGCACTCCGGACACGCCCTTGAGCAGCCAGGTGTCCTGGTAG
- a CDS encoding Rpn family recombination-promoting nuclease/putative transposase: MSGPHDLFIRFTFEHPERAAAELRAALPLHVVAQVDWSSLRRESGSVVDPELRETETDLLFSARSSGGRPVLLYLLLEHQSSVDRWMALRHGPGGAWSAPRRVEELFDVPVEGEQVELWRTLAPRFEYLLDDLTTERAEALMARPGPPQARLALLALRYGRSEELAEQLPGWRELFIQVQATSNGIEELSVVFHYLLLVGHEGARDATVGMLKSIVGTQRMEELMLGWGEEHFERGRQKGQAEGRAEGRAEGRAEDVLRILAARGVQVDVESRKLILSCTDLTTLDRWFDLALKATQLSDVLGPTAQ; the protein is encoded by the coding sequence ATGTCCGGTCCGCACGACCTCTTCATTCGCTTCACCTTCGAGCACCCCGAGCGGGCCGCTGCTGAGCTCCGCGCGGCCTTGCCTTTACATGTGGTGGCTCAGGTGGACTGGTCGAGCTTGCGGAGAGAGTCGGGCTCGGTCGTCGACCCGGAGCTGCGGGAGACCGAGACCGATCTGCTCTTTTCAGCCCGTTCGTCCGGGGGACGGCCGGTGTTGCTCTACTTGCTGCTGGAGCACCAGTCCTCGGTGGATCGATGGATGGCGCTGCGCCACGGGCCGGGTGGCGCCTGGAGCGCTCCCCGTCGGGTGGAAGAACTCTTCGATGTGCCGGTTGAGGGCGAGCAGGTGGAACTGTGGAGGACGCTCGCGCCGCGATTCGAGTATTTGTTGGATGACCTGACAACCGAGCGCGCGGAGGCGCTCATGGCGCGACCGGGTCCTCCGCAGGCCCGGTTGGCGCTGCTGGCGCTGCGCTATGGACGTTCCGAAGAACTCGCCGAGCAGCTCCCGGGCTGGAGGGAGCTGTTCATCCAGGTGCAGGCCACATCCAATGGCATCGAGGAATTGAGTGTGGTCTTCCACTATTTGTTGCTTGTGGGGCACGAGGGCGCACGAGACGCCACAGTGGGAATGCTAAAATCCATCGTGGGTACTCAGCGAATGGAGGAGCTGATGCTGGGCTGGGGTGAAGAGCACTTCGAGAGAGGACGGCAGAAGGGCCAGGCTGAAGGGAGAGCGGAGGGGAGAGCGGAGGGGAGAGCGGAGGACGTGCTCCGGATTCTCGCGGCGCGGGGCGTACAGGTCGACGTGGAGTCCCGGAAGCTCATCCTGTCCTGCACGGACCTCACTACCCTCGATCGGTGGTTCGATCTGGCCCTCAAGGCCACGCAACTCTCGGATGTCCTGGGGCCCACGGCTCAGTAG
- a CDS encoding helix-turn-helix domain-containing protein has protein sequence MSGDEELAGWLARNIKGLREARGATQAQLAKLAGIPRATWAHLESGASNPTLAVLHRVANALQVSMEELVARPRASARHYPRESLPVRQRGAGMLRKLLPDPLPGMEFDRLELPPRVRIAGVPHTPGTREYLACEVGQLALVASGERFELQAGDVVVFRGDQKHSYENPGDRTAVGYSVVLLAPPLR, from the coding sequence ATGAGTGGGGACGAAGAGCTGGCGGGCTGGCTGGCCCGCAACATCAAGGGGCTGCGGGAGGCGCGCGGGGCCACGCAGGCGCAGCTGGCGAAGCTGGCGGGGATTCCTCGGGCGACCTGGGCGCACCTGGAGTCCGGAGCCAGCAATCCGACCCTGGCCGTGCTCCACCGGGTGGCCAATGCGCTCCAGGTGTCCATGGAGGAGCTGGTGGCCCGCCCCCGGGCCAGCGCCCGGCACTATCCCCGCGAGAGCCTGCCGGTGCGGCAGCGGGGCGCGGGCATGCTGCGCAAGCTGCTGCCGGATCCGCTGCCGGGGATGGAGTTCGATCGGCTGGAGCTGCCCCCGCGCGTGCGCATCGCGGGCGTGCCGCACACCCCAGGCACGCGGGAGTACCTGGCGTGCGAGGTGGGGCAGCTCGCGCTGGTGGCCAGCGGCGAGCGCTTCGAGCTCCAGGCCGGGGACGTGGTCGTGTTCCGTGGGGACCAGAAGCACTCGTACGAGAACCCCGGAGACAGGACCGCGGTGGGCTACTCGGTGGTGCTGCTGGCGCCTCCGCTGCGGTAA
- a CDS encoding DUF4230 domain-containing protein has protein sequence MGNVLRILVFIGAVALGALGAFIVLRPQARPLPDPPALVLQMREVTRLETLDVSLYKKVTFSPEPVASDALWKDVINWAAYSIHTPRGRAIVFADVHLGYDFQRIDTSNLRVTGSRVDVVLPPLEVKVELRPGETEIIDSNLNSEQTAHLLEKARLAFEREASNDQRLKERARQSAERSLRGLFLSLGFNEVRFVDQLPKASAG, from the coding sequence ATGGGGAACGTCCTGCGCATCCTGGTCTTCATTGGAGCCGTGGCGCTCGGTGCGCTCGGCGCGTTCATCGTCCTGCGGCCCCAGGCGCGGCCCTTGCCCGACCCGCCGGCGCTCGTGCTCCAGATGCGCGAGGTGACGCGGCTGGAGACGCTCGATGTCTCCCTCTACAAGAAGGTGACGTTCAGCCCGGAGCCGGTGGCCTCGGACGCGCTCTGGAAGGACGTCATCAACTGGGCGGCGTACTCCATCCACACGCCCCGGGGCCGGGCCATCGTCTTCGCGGACGTGCACCTGGGCTATGACTTCCAGCGCATCGACACCTCGAATCTCCGGGTGACGGGCTCGCGGGTGGATGTCGTGCTTCCGCCGCTGGAGGTGAAGGTGGAGCTGCGTCCGGGGGAGACGGAGATCATCGACTCGAACCTGAACAGCGAGCAGACCGCGCATCTGCTGGAGAAGGCCCGTCTCGCCTTCGAGCGCGAGGCGAGCAATGACCAGCGGCTGAAGGAGCGCGCGCGTCAGTCCGCCGAGCGCTCGTTGCGAGGCCTGTTCCTGTCGCTGGGTTTCAACGAGGTGCGCTTCGTGGACCAGCTGCCGAAGGCCTCGGCGGGCTGA
- a CDS encoding TlpA disulfide reductase family protein, with product MSLARLLALTAALLASQAFAERAPPFDVTDLEGRRYTLGALSGKIVVLNFWFKDCPPCRHERRALNRVVARYQSNPGVVFLAPALDKADELRPFLSRYPLHYAVIPEAEELAETYGVSGFPTHVVIGRDGNIVERWTSATDAFLRLTEAIDSQLEPPQARKARAPTIVLPAQGSPVWESPLLVSPERPVRGGTVKLYYAPASLQHPAEALVAWDVHGDGSFTQGVAPMRPRGVLLSYELKLPEDATLVHLRVLSRGDRRFIEHTLPISDAQGRPVRNAFVDVGACGIPLPIERELEHHPHSPFALLARLEERLGPPAHASELAPGELRELLKTAEGTALELLAITVDALLLARDFKNVTQVLDHMVRLEPGAFLTRRALSRLLTQPYGDVSRQWPPTLLPWAWQVLAERDDVWSRLAASQSSASVTDTLIAERICSTWRAAEPDNPLAHDCLARVLEQQGRLPEALAASRASLEAASTGKLPLYHPGGWSQAARAQEELWARHAELSLESRELAGAPEP from the coding sequence TTGTCACTCGCTCGCCTGCTCGCACTGACCGCTGCCCTCCTGGCCTCCCAGGCCTTCGCGGAGCGTGCTCCGCCCTTCGACGTGACGGACCTGGAGGGCCGCCGCTACACGCTGGGCGCCCTGTCGGGGAAGATCGTCGTCCTGAACTTCTGGTTCAAGGACTGCCCGCCCTGCCGTCACGAGCGCAGGGCGCTCAACCGCGTCGTCGCCCGCTACCAGTCCAACCCGGGCGTGGTGTTCCTGGCGCCCGCGCTCGACAAGGCGGACGAGCTGCGGCCGTTCCTGAGCAGGTACCCGCTCCACTATGCCGTCATCCCCGAGGCCGAGGAGCTGGCGGAGACATACGGCGTCTCGGGCTTCCCGACGCACGTCGTCATCGGGCGTGACGGGAACATCGTCGAGCGGTGGACGAGCGCCACCGATGCGTTCCTCCGCCTCACCGAGGCCATCGACTCGCAGCTCGAGCCGCCCCAGGCCAGGAAGGCCCGTGCGCCCACCATCGTCCTGCCTGCCCAGGGCAGTCCGGTATGGGAGTCTCCCCTCCTCGTCAGTCCCGAGCGACCCGTTCGGGGCGGGACGGTGAAGCTCTACTACGCGCCAGCGTCCCTGCAGCACCCCGCCGAGGCCCTGGTCGCGTGGGACGTGCACGGAGATGGCTCCTTCACCCAGGGCGTGGCGCCCATGCGCCCGCGAGGCGTGCTGCTCTCCTACGAGCTGAAGCTCCCCGAGGATGCGACGCTCGTGCACCTGCGCGTGCTCTCGCGTGGGGACAGGCGGTTCATCGAGCACACGCTGCCCATCTCCGACGCGCAGGGCCGGCCCGTGCGCAACGCCTTCGTCGACGTGGGCGCCTGTGGCATCCCTCTTCCCATCGAGCGTGAGCTCGAGCACCACCCTCACAGCCCCTTTGCCCTCCTGGCCCGGCTCGAGGAGCGGCTGGGCCCACCCGCCCATGCCTCGGAGCTGGCTCCCGGGGAGCTGCGCGAGCTGCTGAAGACCGCCGAGGGCACGGCGCTGGAGCTGCTCGCCATCACCGTGGATGCGCTGCTGCTGGCGCGGGACTTCAAGAACGTGACGCAGGTGCTCGACCACATGGTGCGACTCGAGCCCGGCGCCTTCCTCACCCGCCGGGCGTTGTCCCGACTGCTGACACAGCCCTATGGGGACGTCTCGCGGCAGTGGCCTCCCACGCTCCTGCCCTGGGCCTGGCAGGTGCTCGCCGAGCGGGATGATGTCTGGAGCCGCCTCGCCGCGAGCCAGAGCTCCGCCTCGGTGACGGACACCCTCATCGCGGAGCGGATCTGCTCCACCTGGAGGGCCGCCGAGCCCGACAACCCGCTCGCCCATGACTGCCTGGCTCGAGTCCTGGAGCAGCAGGGCCGCCTTCCAGAAGCGCTCGCCGCGAGCCGCGCCTCGCTCGAGGCCGCGAGCACCGGCAAGCTGCCCCTCTACCACCCTGGAGGCTGGAGCCAGGCGGCCAGGGCCCAGGAGGAGCTCTGGGCACGCCATGCCGAGCTCTCGCTGGAGAGCAGGGAGCTGGCTGGCGCGCCGGAGCCCTGA